The following proteins come from a genomic window of Pyxidicoccus sp. MSG2:
- the drmA gene encoding DISARM system helicase DrmA, whose translation MTGPDTGAVRSHLIDALEADLVGPFHKPPGAPVSDAPEVLRTPPSRWYLTGFLVPLDQGVIEDDPDDEEDDLAAGNDEDNEEASRPDPSAKKVRRLPASMGLSVFVPSGTTQITAHVCWADYQRIEAEGRKQWSRTFHQRTVTLLLKDSVLREGLYLHDSQGLRLEGHVEKTREGELAVAIFLVNARPPTSTAVDRDEAYAFQTHLALECAQGFVSRQDSSDVRSEDDDDRVNDLQFRDRQRWAVGHGISVRVPSTSVPVTRVETDWLPRVEVLPVEARQIDEVTVGMEQLAAFTTPAEAVAALLPLVRTYREWVATQATVAVGSERREETRDELIRRARRAAERIEEGIQLLAREPLAFDAFRWMNSVMAQAERKVRQDEAPKWRLFQLAFILLNLPSVEHEGHADRELVELIFFPTGGGKTQAYLGLIAFTLLLRRLRGQAHLHGGLGVAVLLRYTLRLLTLDQLGRAATLICALEVLRQQEPKRLGAVRFSIGLWVGRSATANTLEQASTQITEYKNDNGARAQSPFPLATCPWCTTPFERECFILRPSKSKPQEVLVGCANIACAFNLGRNPEGLPVLFVDEQIYRELPCFLVATVDKFAMLPWRGETGLLFGRVLGRTGKRFVGPCNDAADVKAALVTLPKGLPPPELIVQDELHLISGPLGSMVGLYEGAVLTLAPRAKLVASTATVRRSRQQVSRLYGRDVALFPPPGVDASETFFASVGKKGARQYVGVAAPGRPMKAILLRVYVSLLAAAACGEHLHGAVSADPYLTLVGYFNSLRELGGMRRLVEDEVRRRVMDRVRRHPEDFDKKAEHPWYRGRTIRGEPIELTSREKTADIKASKSRLELTHGQPQSIDVVLASNMISVGVDIDRLGLMVVAGQPKTTSEYIQASSRVGRKMNKPGLVVTCLNAAKPRDRSHYERFGTYHESFYRFVEATSVTPFSAPALDRGLAGVVVALGRLLDTAMTAPLEWKSLQTHRDALEQALETLAKRAGRGLPKEESERASGIVMQRARSLLDSWRNIIEQAKKDAAQRAYSPYDPEGKGLKPLLRGFLDPTDNLTQDELKFEAPTSMRDVESSVHLWISRQPLGGYRAPKAATEEVAHDEP comes from the coding sequence ATGACTGGCCCTGACACGGGAGCGGTCCGCTCCCACCTCATCGATGCGCTCGAAGCGGACCTCGTCGGTCCGTTCCACAAGCCTCCTGGCGCTCCTGTCTCGGACGCACCCGAAGTGCTCCGCACACCACCGTCCCGTTGGTACCTGACCGGCTTCCTCGTCCCGCTCGACCAGGGCGTCATCGAGGATGACCCCGACGACGAGGAAGACGACCTGGCTGCAGGCAATGACGAGGACAACGAGGAAGCCTCCCGCCCCGACCCGAGCGCCAAGAAGGTGCGCCGCCTGCCCGCCTCCATGGGCCTGTCCGTTTTCGTCCCCTCGGGCACGACCCAGATCACCGCCCATGTCTGCTGGGCCGACTACCAGCGCATCGAAGCAGAGGGTCGCAAACAGTGGAGCCGTACCTTCCACCAACGCACCGTCACCCTGTTGCTGAAAGACTCGGTGCTGCGCGAAGGCCTGTACCTCCATGACAGCCAGGGCCTGCGCCTGGAAGGCCACGTGGAGAAGACGCGCGAAGGCGAGCTCGCGGTCGCCATCTTCCTCGTCAACGCGCGCCCGCCCACCAGCACCGCTGTCGACCGCGACGAGGCCTATGCCTTCCAGACCCACCTCGCCCTGGAATGCGCGCAGGGCTTCGTCAGCCGACAGGACTCCAGCGACGTCAGGAGCGAGGACGACGACGACCGCGTCAACGACCTCCAGTTCCGCGACCGCCAGCGGTGGGCCGTGGGCCATGGCATCTCCGTGCGTGTCCCATCCACCTCCGTGCCCGTCACCCGCGTGGAAACGGACTGGCTGCCTCGCGTCGAGGTGCTCCCTGTCGAAGCGCGTCAGATTGACGAAGTCACGGTGGGCATGGAGCAGCTCGCCGCGTTCACGACCCCCGCGGAGGCCGTAGCGGCCCTGCTCCCCCTGGTCCGGACCTACCGTGAATGGGTGGCCACCCAGGCCACTGTCGCTGTCGGCAGCGAACGCCGCGAGGAGACACGGGATGAGCTCATCCGCAGGGCTCGACGCGCGGCAGAGCGCATCGAGGAGGGCATCCAACTCCTGGCACGGGAACCTCTCGCCTTCGACGCCTTCCGCTGGATGAACAGCGTCATGGCCCAGGCGGAACGCAAGGTACGGCAGGACGAAGCGCCGAAATGGCGTCTCTTCCAGCTCGCCTTCATCCTGCTCAACCTCCCCTCCGTCGAGCACGAAGGCCACGCGGACCGTGAGCTCGTGGAGCTCATCTTCTTCCCCACCGGCGGCGGAAAGACGCAGGCCTACCTGGGCCTCATCGCCTTCACCCTGCTCCTGCGCCGCCTCCGGGGCCAGGCCCACCTCCACGGCGGCCTGGGCGTGGCCGTGCTGCTGCGCTACACGCTGCGGCTGCTCACACTCGACCAACTCGGTCGCGCCGCGACACTCATCTGCGCGCTCGAAGTGCTCCGCCAGCAAGAGCCGAAACGCCTGGGAGCCGTGCGCTTCTCCATCGGACTGTGGGTCGGCCGCTCCGCGACCGCCAACACGCTGGAGCAGGCATCCACGCAGATCACCGAGTACAAGAACGACAACGGCGCCCGCGCGCAATCTCCCTTCCCGCTCGCCACCTGCCCCTGGTGCACCACGCCGTTCGAACGGGAGTGCTTCATCCTCCGGCCGTCCAAATCCAAACCCCAGGAAGTGCTCGTCGGCTGCGCGAACATCGCATGCGCCTTCAACCTGGGCCGCAACCCGGAAGGGCTCCCCGTCCTCTTCGTCGACGAGCAGATCTACCGCGAGCTGCCCTGCTTCCTCGTCGCCACCGTGGACAAGTTCGCCATGCTGCCGTGGCGCGGAGAGACGGGATTGCTCTTCGGCCGCGTCCTGGGTCGCACCGGGAAGCGCTTCGTCGGCCCGTGCAACGATGCCGCGGACGTGAAGGCGGCGCTCGTGACGCTCCCGAAGGGGCTGCCTCCCCCGGAGCTCATCGTGCAGGACGAGCTGCACCTCATCTCCGGCCCGCTGGGCTCCATGGTGGGCCTCTACGAAGGCGCCGTCCTGACGCTCGCGCCCCGGGCGAAGTTGGTGGCCTCCACCGCCACCGTCCGCCGCTCCCGGCAACAGGTGAGTCGCCTCTATGGACGGGACGTCGCGCTCTTCCCTCCACCAGGCGTGGATGCCTCCGAGACGTTCTTCGCGTCCGTGGGCAAGAAGGGCGCGCGCCAATACGTGGGCGTGGCGGCACCCGGGCGGCCCATGAAGGCCATCCTGCTGCGCGTCTATGTCAGCCTGCTCGCCGCCGCCGCGTGCGGCGAACACCTTCATGGCGCCGTGAGCGCAGACCCGTACCTGACGCTCGTCGGCTACTTCAACAGCTTGCGCGAACTGGGCGGTATGCGCCGGCTGGTCGAGGACGAGGTGCGCCGACGGGTGATGGACCGCGTCCGCCGTCATCCGGAGGACTTCGACAAGAAGGCCGAGCATCCCTGGTACCGGGGCAGGACCATCCGCGGCGAGCCCATCGAGTTGACCAGCCGGGAGAAGACCGCTGACATCAAGGCGTCGAAGAGCCGCCTGGAGCTCACGCACGGTCAGCCCCAGAGCATCGACGTCGTGCTCGCCAGCAACATGATCTCCGTCGGCGTGGACATCGACCGGTTGGGACTCATGGTCGTGGCGGGACAGCCCAAGACGACCAGCGAGTACATCCAGGCATCCAGCCGCGTGGGCCGCAAGATGAACAAGCCCGGCCTCGTGGTGACGTGCCTCAACGCGGCCAAGCCCCGCGACCGCAGCCACTACGAGCGCTTCGGGACGTACCACGAGTCGTTCTATCGCTTCGTCGAAGCCACCTCGGTGACACCCTTCTCGGCACCAGCGCTCGACCGGGGGCTCGCGGGCGTGGTGGTGGCGCTGGGCCGGCTGCTGGACACCGCCATGACCGCGCCCCTGGAGTGGAAGTCGCTGCAGACGCACCGGGACGCGCTGGAGCAGGCGCTCGAAACCCTGGCGAAGCGCGCTGGCCGAGGGCTGCCCAAGGAGGAGTCGGAGCGCGCCAGCGGCATCGTGATGCAGCGCGCGCGAAGCCTGCTCGACTCGTGGCGCAACATCATCGAGCAGGCGAAGAAGGACGCCGCCCAGCGCGCGTACTC
- a CDS encoding DNA methyltransferase: MNGQNLGGDVERRYHQTWMGMAQPIEGLVVSIPVLEDAQCMQRLPVSAQSRFVLLAGRESPRVTDVPRFLREVLGYAEDDFTTRFPEDLQLDIAEGQQTIKPTRGLLRRGPPPAKPEGLPDDSTPISRAAEGFALLTWELPAGLDLDKKEDTTGAWFYEPTAKFDRLLRAARVPIGLLFNGDSVRLVYAPHGETSGHITFRFKDIVTASGRPLFDAMVMLLHARRFFGVLPEHQLPALLEQSRRRQADVTDELADQVLEALGILLTGFETAAERDGSRALDEAFSQGEDHVYGGLLSTLLRLVFILYAEDQGLLPVGQEPYRDDLSVKALHAQLVEDSSQYPDSMNRRFGAWPRLLALFRCIYLGASHDKLRMPARRGQLFDPDTFPFLGSASSADVRVPPIDDETVLQVLERLIFLKGQRLSFKSLDVEQIGSVYEGLMGFHVKRLTGAGICLKPSRVWVSVNEVLAQPAKRRATWVEEEAGLDAKAVKALSKALEQASTQQMVLTALEPYRVKGTETRRASQLVLQPGDERRRTSSHYTPRSLSAPIVRRALEPLLKTMGPQPSSERLLNLKICDPAMGSGAFLVESCRFLADQVVAAWTREGVLKRDKHEDEVMRARRLVAQRCLYGVDKNPWAVKLAKLSLWLVTLAKTEPFTFLDHALKCGDSLVGLDLDQLQAFHWDPTSKKQSELSWAFIAKALKSSLEKREKILQLALDLEGPERKPLQLDLDPGRVKEGLLRDADEALEDIKRIANACVGAFFAHGSDKEREKERVRRLELIGAWLSKAKNGVPPPMPADIAAFSAPSWTFHWPLEFPEVFHGSRPDPLDNEQPNKAAWIDGFVGNPPFAGKNAIIETGGENYLPWLQAVHEGAHGNADLSAHFFRRAFHLLGEHGSFGFIATNTIAQGDTRATGLKYLVDHGGHLYDAVRSMKWPVAGANVSVSVVHLAKGHVSDLKLDPRLDRLPVKCINSRLRGKPERPDPVAIGANAGKSFVGAYVLGMGFVLSPEQRSTLVSKSSKNAARIFRYVGGEELNSDPSPELERHVINFGQMELQEAERWPELIRIVRELVKPERDKVKDRGAKQFWWQFIRPRPELYQALRPLSRCLTTSRVSKHLIFSWQPSSVVFSEQVIVVPVEQDCWLTVLQARVHEVWARLLSSSLEDRLRYAPSDCFETFPCPDFGNASALDRIGERLHFERSQYMQAHNIGLTTTYNRLKDKSVTDTATQHLRDLHVAVDQAVLEAYGWNDIHAPPYCGATPKQFEAFEDEVLDRLFDLNAHRAYEEANPIARRPAKSRAQTA, translated from the coding sequence ATGAACGGCCAGAACCTTGGCGGGGACGTCGAGCGTCGCTATCACCAGACATGGATGGGGATGGCGCAGCCCATCGAAGGACTGGTGGTCTCCATCCCAGTCCTCGAGGACGCGCAGTGCATGCAGCGCCTGCCGGTGTCCGCGCAGTCGCGGTTCGTCCTGCTGGCGGGCCGGGAGTCACCTCGCGTGACGGATGTCCCGCGCTTCCTCCGGGAGGTGCTGGGCTACGCCGAGGATGATTTCACCACGAGGTTTCCGGAGGACCTCCAGCTCGACATCGCTGAGGGGCAACAGACGATCAAGCCCACGCGGGGGCTGTTGCGACGAGGGCCTCCTCCCGCGAAGCCGGAAGGGTTGCCGGATGATTCCACGCCCATCAGCCGCGCCGCGGAAGGCTTCGCGCTCCTGACCTGGGAGCTGCCGGCCGGGTTGGACCTGGACAAGAAGGAAGACACCACGGGCGCGTGGTTCTACGAACCAACCGCCAAGTTCGACCGCCTGCTGCGCGCGGCCCGTGTCCCCATTGGTCTGCTGTTCAACGGGGACTCCGTGCGCCTGGTCTATGCGCCCCACGGAGAGACGTCAGGGCACATCACCTTCCGGTTCAAGGACATCGTCACCGCCAGCGGTCGTCCGCTGTTCGACGCGATGGTGATGCTCCTGCACGCGCGCCGCTTCTTCGGCGTGCTGCCCGAGCATCAGCTTCCCGCGCTCCTGGAGCAGTCGCGCCGCCGGCAGGCGGATGTCACCGACGAACTGGCCGACCAGGTCCTGGAAGCGCTTGGCATCCTCCTCACGGGTTTCGAGACGGCCGCTGAACGGGATGGCTCCCGGGCCCTGGACGAGGCGTTCTCACAAGGTGAGGACCATGTCTACGGCGGGCTCCTCTCCACGCTCTTGCGGCTCGTCTTCATCCTCTACGCGGAGGACCAGGGTCTGCTTCCCGTGGGCCAGGAGCCATACCGCGATGACCTGTCGGTGAAGGCACTTCACGCGCAACTCGTCGAGGACTCCAGCCAATACCCCGATTCGATGAACCGGCGCTTCGGTGCGTGGCCACGGTTGCTGGCGCTCTTCCGGTGCATCTACCTGGGAGCCTCGCACGACAAGCTGCGAATGCCGGCACGGCGAGGACAGCTCTTCGACCCTGACACGTTCCCCTTCCTGGGAAGCGCGAGTTCCGCCGATGTGCGGGTGCCTCCCATTGATGACGAGACGGTCCTCCAGGTCCTGGAACGGCTCATCTTCCTCAAGGGACAGCGACTGAGCTTCAAGTCGCTCGACGTGGAGCAGATTGGCTCCGTGTACGAGGGACTGATGGGCTTCCACGTGAAGCGCCTGACCGGTGCTGGAATCTGCCTCAAGCCTTCAAGGGTATGGGTCTCCGTGAACGAGGTGCTGGCCCAGCCCGCGAAGCGGCGCGCGACGTGGGTGGAAGAGGAAGCGGGCCTCGACGCGAAGGCGGTGAAAGCCCTGTCGAAGGCGTTGGAACAGGCTTCGACACAGCAGATGGTCCTGACCGCGCTGGAGCCGTACCGCGTGAAGGGGACCGAGACACGGCGAGCATCCCAGTTGGTACTCCAGCCTGGCGACGAGCGGCGACGGACCAGCAGCCACTACACGCCTCGAAGTCTGTCAGCGCCCATCGTCCGCCGGGCTCTGGAGCCTTTGCTCAAGACGATGGGGCCGCAGCCGTCTTCAGAAAGACTCCTCAACCTGAAGATCTGCGACCCGGCCATGGGGTCGGGTGCGTTCCTGGTGGAGTCCTGCCGCTTTCTCGCGGACCAGGTTGTCGCAGCCTGGACACGTGAGGGCGTGCTGAAGCGTGACAAGCACGAGGACGAGGTGATGCGGGCACGCCGGCTGGTGGCCCAGCGATGCCTGTACGGCGTGGACAAGAATCCGTGGGCCGTGAAGCTCGCAAAGCTGTCACTGTGGCTCGTGACGTTGGCGAAGACGGAGCCCTTCACCTTCCTGGACCATGCGCTCAAGTGTGGTGATTCGCTGGTCGGGCTCGACCTGGATCAGCTTCAAGCGTTCCACTGGGACCCGACCAGCAAGAAGCAGTCGGAACTGTCCTGGGCGTTCATCGCGAAGGCGCTGAAAAGCTCGCTGGAGAAGCGCGAGAAGATCCTCCAGCTCGCGCTCGACCTGGAAGGGCCGGAGCGCAAGCCGCTGCAACTGGACCTGGATCCCGGCCGGGTGAAGGAGGGGCTTCTCCGCGACGCGGACGAGGCGTTGGAGGACATCAAGCGGATCGCCAATGCGTGCGTCGGGGCGTTCTTCGCCCATGGCTCGGACAAGGAGCGGGAGAAGGAGCGCGTCCGCCGGTTGGAGCTAATTGGGGCGTGGCTGTCCAAGGCGAAGAATGGGGTTCCGCCTCCCATGCCGGCGGACATCGCGGCGTTCTCCGCGCCGTCATGGACGTTTCACTGGCCGCTGGAGTTCCCGGAGGTATTTCATGGGAGCCGACCGGATCCGCTCGACAACGAGCAACCCAACAAGGCGGCCTGGATCGATGGGTTCGTGGGGAACCCACCGTTCGCGGGGAAGAACGCCATCATCGAGACGGGCGGAGAGAACTACCTTCCGTGGCTCCAGGCGGTTCATGAGGGTGCGCACGGCAACGCGGATCTCTCCGCTCACTTCTTCCGCCGTGCGTTCCATCTGCTGGGCGAACACGGCAGCTTCGGATTCATCGCCACCAACACCATCGCGCAGGGGGACACGAGAGCCACGGGACTGAAGTACCTGGTGGACCACGGCGGCCACCTCTACGACGCCGTGCGCTCCATGAAGTGGCCGGTGGCTGGCGCCAACGTCTCGGTGTCCGTGGTGCATCTGGCGAAGGGCCACGTCTCAGACTTGAAACTGGATCCTCGCCTGGATCGCCTGCCCGTGAAGTGCATCAACTCTCGGCTACGTGGCAAACCTGAACGCCCGGATCCCGTGGCGATTGGTGCCAATGCTGGCAAGAGCTTCGTTGGGGCGTACGTCTTGGGAATGGGGTTCGTACTCAGTCCTGAGCAGCGCTCCACTCTTGTTTCGAAATCATCAAAGAACGCGGCGCGCATCTTTCGCTACGTGGGTGGCGAGGAACTCAACTCCGACCCGAGTCCCGAACTCGAAAGGCACGTCATCAACTTCGGGCAGATGGAACTACAGGAGGCGGAGCGCTGGCCGGAACTCATTCGCATCGTACGGGAGTTGGTGAAGCCTGAGCGAGACAAGGTCAAGGACAGAGGAGCGAAGCAGTTCTGGTGGCAATTCATCCGACCGCGTCCCGAGCTCTATCAAGCGCTCCGCCCGCTAAGTCGTTGCCTCACGACCTCTCGAGTCTCGAAGCACTTGATATTCTCGTGGCAACCGTCGTCTGTTGTATTCAGCGAACAAGTCATTGTCGTTCCCGTAGAGCAGGACTGCTGGCTGACGGTGCTGCAAGCGCGAGTGCACGAAGTCTGGGCCCGGCTTCTGTCGTCATCTCTCGAGGACCGCCTTCGTTATGCCCCTAGCGATTGCTTCGAGACCTTCCCCTGTCCTGACTTCGGGAACGCATCAGCTCTCGACCGCATCGGCGAACGGCTCCACTTCGAGCGCAGCCAGTACATGCAGGCCCACAACATCGGCCTGACAACCACGTACAACCGGCTCAAGGACAAGTCCGTCACCGACACAGCGACGCAGCACCTGCGCGACCTGCACGTGGCCGTGGATCAGGCCGTCCTGGAGGCCTACGGCTGGAATGACATCCACGCCCCTCCGTACTGCGGCGCCACTCCCAAACAGTTCGAAGCCTTCGAGGACGAAGTTCTCGACCGCCTCTTCGACCTGAACGCGCACCGCGCCTACGAGGAAGCCAACCCCATCGCCCGCCGTCCCGCGAAGTCCCGCGCCCAGACCGCCTGA
- the drmD gene encoding DISARM system SNF2-like helicase DrmD — protein MPCAGDIAQVRHRQYLVNEVIAPSDVREQHTLVRLTCLDDDAQGRPLSVLWERELAARVIRPEQGGLGTPERFDEPRHFAAYLHALKWSSVTATDARLFQAPFRAGIHLMNHQLTPLKKALELPRVNLFIADDVGLGKTIEAGLVLQELILRQRVDRVLIVCPASVTLQWRDEMEKRFGLRFEIFNSEFVSRRRQERGFQVPVWATHSRFIVSYQTLRRSEYFEPLKTLLEEKGHHKSLLVLDEAHVVAPASASRYAIDTETTRSIRSLAERFEHRLFLSATPHNGHSNSFSALLEMLDPQRFTRGTRVRESQLAPVMVRRLKGDLRALGSSQRYPERHVVGVRLTHDSGRWHAEWLAPDGKTVEQRVDLGEASAPELELSQKLALYTELMAPGTKQGRLVFINLQKRLLSSIEAFHRTLSVHAAAFGAGAMAPDGGALTGDTAPESEEHGETDDALELSFAETIREDSQDLSATVQARKLLDDMLKLSARHRAARDAKLRALLHWIREHQCPLTRGAAWKPRRVIVFTEYGDTLRYLKEQLTAAFEGTQRGDERILTLTGGIDDVKRAEVQAAFNGSIEEFPVRVLLATDAAREGINLQGHCADLFHIDVPWNPSRMEQRNGRIDRALQPAPSVRCGYFVYGQRAEDAVLDTLARKVETITRELGSLGCVLMDQMHEALASGITKGTLQSLSRAATSTRTEVTKRELESQRTLQSLRKELDAIGELRERSGKVMDFNPVLLRDALDVGFELAGAGRLEREAITEEGRTMEAWKVPALPASWNTTLDSIRPRRERDEATWEWRKRPLSPVVFEAPPGVSSKLVHLHLSHPLVQRVLQRFLAQGFSANDLSRVTVVQTQRDAVARVIVFGRLSLFGEGAARLHDEVVSVSARWLDGGGRGHLKPFADEADRKAIDQLETTLAEAPALSATPKAVQKRLLARVESDFSKLWSAIEEQASVREQDARKKLAARGASEAKALTQILLTQQEAIQDALGEQLELKLDARAEQDQWRRDKVHLEQRLTALGRELVEQPESLKATYAVRVARLVPVGMVYLWPGAR, from the coding sequence ATGCCGTGCGCGGGTGATATCGCGCAGGTCCGACACCGTCAGTATCTGGTCAACGAGGTCATCGCTCCTTCGGATGTCCGGGAGCAACACACCCTCGTTCGTCTCACGTGTCTCGATGATGACGCACAGGGGCGCCCCCTGTCTGTCTTGTGGGAGCGTGAGCTCGCCGCTCGGGTCATCCGACCCGAACAGGGTGGATTGGGAACGCCTGAGCGTTTCGACGAGCCCCGTCACTTCGCCGCGTATCTGCACGCGCTCAAGTGGAGTTCCGTCACCGCCACCGACGCCCGGCTCTTCCAGGCGCCGTTCCGCGCGGGCATCCACTTGATGAATCACCAGCTCACGCCTCTCAAGAAGGCGCTTGAGCTGCCCCGGGTGAACCTCTTCATCGCCGATGACGTAGGTCTCGGAAAGACCATCGAGGCTGGGCTGGTGTTGCAGGAACTCATCCTCCGCCAGCGCGTGGACCGCGTCCTCATCGTCTGCCCGGCGTCGGTGACGCTCCAGTGGCGCGATGAGATGGAGAAGCGCTTCGGTCTGCGCTTCGAAATCTTCAACAGCGAGTTCGTCTCCCGCCGCCGTCAGGAGCGCGGCTTCCAGGTCCCAGTCTGGGCCACGCACTCACGCTTCATCGTGTCGTACCAGACGCTGCGGCGCAGCGAGTACTTCGAGCCGCTGAAGACCCTCCTGGAGGAGAAGGGTCACCACAAGTCCCTGTTGGTGCTCGACGAGGCGCACGTCGTCGCGCCCGCCTCGGCCAGCCGATACGCCATCGACACGGAGACCACTCGCAGCATCCGCTCACTGGCGGAGCGCTTCGAGCACCGGCTCTTCCTCTCCGCTACGCCCCACAACGGCCACTCCAACAGCTTCTCCGCGCTGCTGGAGATGTTGGACCCACAGCGCTTCACGCGGGGCACCCGCGTCCGCGAATCGCAGCTGGCTCCCGTCATGGTGCGCCGGCTCAAGGGCGACCTTCGCGCCCTGGGCAGCTCACAGCGCTACCCCGAGCGGCACGTGGTGGGCGTGCGGCTGACGCATGACTCGGGACGCTGGCACGCCGAGTGGCTCGCCCCGGACGGAAAGACCGTCGAGCAGCGTGTCGACCTGGGCGAAGCCTCTGCTCCGGAACTGGAGCTGTCCCAGAAGCTCGCGCTCTACACGGAGCTCATGGCGCCCGGAACGAAGCAGGGGCGCCTGGTCTTCATCAACCTCCAGAAGCGCCTCCTCTCCAGCATCGAGGCGTTCCACCGCACCCTCTCCGTCCACGCGGCGGCTTTCGGTGCGGGAGCGATGGCTCCCGACGGCGGAGCGCTCACCGGCGACACAGCTCCTGAGTCCGAGGAGCACGGCGAGACGGACGACGCACTCGAGCTGTCGTTCGCGGAGACCATCCGCGAGGACAGTCAGGATCTGTCCGCCACCGTCCAGGCGCGCAAGCTCCTGGATGACATGCTCAAGTTGAGCGCCCGGCACCGCGCTGCCCGGGACGCGAAGCTACGGGCCCTGCTCCACTGGATTCGCGAGCACCAATGCCCGCTCACCCGAGGCGCCGCATGGAAGCCCCGCCGGGTCATCGTTTTTACCGAGTATGGCGACACGCTCCGCTACCTCAAGGAGCAGCTCACCGCCGCCTTCGAGGGTACCCAACGGGGCGATGAGCGCATCCTCACGCTGACGGGCGGCATCGATGACGTGAAGCGCGCGGAGGTGCAGGCCGCCTTCAACGGCTCGATAGAGGAGTTCCCCGTGCGGGTCCTCCTCGCGACTGACGCCGCACGCGAAGGCATCAATCTGCAAGGACACTGCGCGGACCTCTTCCACATCGACGTTCCGTGGAATCCCTCGCGCATGGAGCAGCGCAACGGTCGCATCGACCGGGCCCTGCAACCCGCGCCCTCCGTCCGCTGCGGCTACTTCGTCTACGGCCAGCGCGCCGAGGACGCGGTGCTCGACACCCTCGCGCGCAAGGTAGAGACCATCACGCGTGAGCTGGGCAGCCTGGGCTGCGTGCTGATGGACCAGATGCACGAGGCCCTCGCCTCGGGCATCACGAAGGGCACGCTGCAAAGCCTTTCCCGCGCCGCGACCTCGACTCGCACGGAGGTGACGAAGCGAGAACTGGAGTCCCAGCGCACGCTCCAATCCCTGCGCAAGGAGCTGGATGCGATTGGAGAGCTCCGCGAGCGCAGCGGCAAGGTGATGGACTTCAATCCCGTCCTGCTGCGCGATGCGCTGGACGTGGGGTTCGAGCTGGCCGGCGCGGGCCGGTTGGAGCGAGAGGCCATCACGGAAGAGGGCCGAACGATGGAAGCCTGGAAGGTCCCCGCCCTTCCCGCTTCGTGGAACACGACCCTGGATTCCATTCGTCCGCGCCGGGAGCGCGACGAGGCAACATGGGAGTGGCGCAAGCGCCCCCTGTCTCCCGTCGTCTTCGAGGCACCTCCGGGCGTCTCCAGCAAGCTCGTCCACCTGCACCTGTCCCATCCGCTCGTCCAGCGGGTGCTCCAGCGGTTCCTGGCGCAGGGGTTCTCCGCGAACGACCTGAGCCGTGTCACGGTGGTCCAGACCCAACGCGACGCAGTGGCGCGCGTCATCGTCTTCGGCCGGTTGTCGCTCTTTGGCGAGGGCGCCGCGCGGCTCCATGACGAGGTGGTCTCTGTCTCGGCAAGGTGGCTTGACGGCGGCGGCCGCGGGCACCTGAAGCCCTTCGCGGACGAGGCGGACCGCAAGGCGATCGACCAACTGGAGACCACGCTGGCGGAAGCGCCCGCGCTCTCCGCGACACCGAAGGCCGTCCAGAAACGGCTGTTGGCCCGTGTCGAGTCCGATTTCTCGAAGCTCTGGTCCGCCATCGAGGAACAGGCCTCGGTGCGGGAGCAGGATGCTCGCAAGAAGCTGGCGGCGCGGGGGGCGTCCGAAGCCAAGGCGCTGACACAGATTCTCCTGACACAGCAGGAGGCCATCCAGGATGCCCTGGGCGAGCAGCTCGAGCTCAAACTCGACGCCCGGGCGGAGCAGGACCAGTGGAGGAGGGACAAGGTCCACCTCGAGCAGCGATTGACCGCGCTCGGAAGGGAGCTCGTCGAACAACCCGAATCCTTGAAGGCCACCTACGCCGTGCGGGTCGCCCGTCTGGTGCCCGTGGGCATGGTCTACCTGTGGCCGGGGGCGCGCTGA